attgattctatgcccgttgttcatgagtttcctgaggttttcccttcagacctgccgggtatgccaccctacagggatattgacttttgcattgatttggctccgggcactcagcccatttctatcctgtcgtatcgtatggccccgcctgagttgaaaaggttgaaggagtagttgtaagacttgcttgagaagggtttcattaggccgagtgtttcgccttggggtgcacattgtttgttaagaagaaggacgggtcgatgagaatgtgtattgattactgacagttgaacaaggttacaatcaagaataagtatccattgccgaggattgatgatttgtttgatcagcttcagggtgccaaggtattttcaaagattgacttgagatctagctaccatcagttgaggattagggcatctgatgtccctaagaccgctttctgcactcggtacgggcattataagttcttggtgatatcattcgggttgacaaatgtccCAACAGCTTTTATTGATTTGATGAACCGattgttcaagccttatttggattcgtttgtgatagtcttcattgatgacattttcatCTATTCCCGCAgttgggaggagcacgagcagcatcttagagtggttcttcagaccttgagggatagtcagttatatgctaagttctcgaagtgtgagttctggttgggtTAAGTtgtattcctgggtcatgttgtatcagcagagggtattcaggttgattcgaagaagattgaggcagtcaagaactggcctagactagcatcagctatagagattcggagtttcttagggttggcaggctactacgtcggttcgtggaggggttttcatccatcgcagccccgatgacttgtttaacccagaagggtacccagttcagatggtcagacgagtgtgaggcaaactttcagaagctcaagacagctctgactacggcaccaatgttggttttgcccataggttcagggccctatacagtttattgtgatgcatctcgtattggacttggtgcagtgttgatgcgggatggcaaggtcattgcctatgcttgatggcaattgaagattcatgagaagaactatctggttcatgattttgagttggcagccattgttcacgcgttgaagatttggaggcattatctgtatggcgtggcttatgaggtgttcatggatcacaagagtctgtagtatttgttcaagcaaaaagagttgaatttgaggcagagaaggtggttggagttgttgaaagactatgatatcaccatcttatatcattcgggaaaggccaatgtggtagccgatgctttgagtaggaagtcagccagtatgggcagtcttgcttatattccgttcggtgagagaccgcttgctttggatgttcaggctttggccaatcagttcatgaggttggatgtttctgagcccagtcgtatgttagcttgcacggtcgctcgttcttctttattagagtgtatccgtgatcggcagtatgatgatccccatttgtgtatcCTTAGAGACAGGGTGcgacacggaggtgccaagcaggttaccttaggtgatgatggagttttgagattgcagggtcgagtttgtgtgcctaatgtggatgggcttcgagagttgattttagaggaggcccatagctcccggtactctattcatccgggcgccgcgaagatgtatcaggatttgcagcagcattagtggtggagaagaatgaagaaggatatcattgcacatgtggctcggtgtttgaattgtcagcaggttaagtaggAGCATCAGAGGCTCGGTGGTTTATTTCAACAGATTGAAattcctgagtagaagtgggagcgtatcccTATGGAcattgttgttggactcccacggactcagaggaagttcgatgcagtatgggttattgttgataggctaaccaagtcagcacatttcattcctatggcaatctcctattcttctgagaggttagctgagatctatatccggaagattgttcgccttcatggtgtgcccgtgtctattatttcgaactgaggtacgcagtttacctcacgcttctggagagcagttcagcgaaaGTTTGGCACACGGGTAAAGTTGggcataacatttcatcctcagacggacgggcagtccaagcggaccattcagattttggaggatatgctccgagcttgtgtcattgactttggaggctcgtgagatcagtttttgccttgagcatagtttgcctacaacaacagctaccagtcgagtatccagatggctccttatgaggctttatatggtaggcggtgtcggtctccggttggatggtttgagccaggagaggctcggttgttgggtacggatctggttcaggatgctttggacaaggttaggattattcaggataggcttcgtacagctcagtccaggcaaaagagttatgaggaccgcaaggtttgtgatttggaattcatggtcggtgaacgggtattgcttcgagtgtcgcctatgaagggcgtgatgagatttaggaagaagggcaaacttagccctaggttcattggcccgtttgagattctcgatcgagtgggagaggtggcttatagacttgcattgccgccgagtttatcagccgtgcatccagtgtttcatgtgtccatgcttcggaagtatcacggcgatccatcccacgtgttagatttcagcactgtccagtaagacaaggatttgtcttatgaggaggagccggtagctattctagaacGGCAGGTTCGTccgttgagatcgaagagttttccttctgtttatgttcagtggagaggacagcctcctgaggcatcgacctgggagtccgagtctgatatgcgaagccgttatccccatcttttccctaactcaggtacttccttcttttgtccgttcgaggacgaacggttgttttagaggtggagaatgtgatgacctcttgggtcatcacttgtttttaaaaggaattctgcgttctgaggctttaaaaacctcttttagcatcacctcgatttgcgtgtgtagtccgggcgcatagccggaaagcctatatgtgaaaatctgtgaaaaatgataaattttgactataaaataaattaatttgacttcggtcaacgttttgggtaaacggacccggacccgtgattggacggtcccgaagggtccgtaggaaaatatgggacttgggtgtatgcccggtaTCGAAtaccgaggtcccaagcccgagaaataaatttttaaagaaaattattttttgaaattgtttaaaggatttgaaaatgaattttgattagaacatgttggtatcgggcccgtattttggttccggcgcccggtacatgtcttatatttgttaaaaagaaataatttgacaatgaagtaagtagttaaaggattgtcttgcctagctcacattagtaggcgccatcacaactcccgagggtgaaaaatccgggtcgtgacaaaagagTACTCAAATCACCCAAGCCAAGTGAAAAGTGGGGAAGATGAGCCTAAGTCCTGAAACAAATGGGTGAAAATGAGCTATATATGTCGCAAATACGACCTAGGGTTTGCAAATGTGTACCCCACAAATGCGATAAgcgcatcgcgaatgcgatgactgCTGAATACTGGGGGTATCGCAAATGTGACCCATACTTCACATCATTTTATCGCAAATGAGGTCACTTTTGCTCAGGTACCTAATCGTAAATGCGATCCACTGTTCACAAAAGCGAACCTTGCAGTCCCAGCCCACCTCGAAAATGCGAACAAAATCTTGCTTTTGCAAGACCTGCAACATCAGCCCAACACCAGCAACTATGAAACATGACCAAACCAATTCGAAACGCGTCTAAAACTCACCCAAACCTCCGAGGCTCCACATCAAACATCCACACATGTCTAAAAATATCGTATGAACTCACTCACAaactcaaaataccaaaataaaattcgAAACCACGAATTAGACACCAAAACACATAGAAATTTCAATGAAACTCAAAAATCCTTAAAATCACAAATAAGCTTCTGattcctatcaaaccaactcggaatgacaccaaattttgcagacaagctCCAAATGACAAAATGGACTTATTTCCAAGTTCCAATATAAAAATTCAAACCTGATGCCATAAAATCAAATCATAGTCAAACTTAGGATATTTCTAAACTCCCAACATTACCACGTTTCGGCAAAAAGAGCCAAGTCGACCTAGAGACCTCCAAATTCAAATCCGGGCATatgctcaagtccaaaatcatcatacagacctattgaaatcttcaaatcccgatttcgaggtcgtttattCAAAGTGTTTACTCAAGTCAAACTTAGCTACCTTAGCTACTGTTATGGAATTAAGTGTTTCAAATTCAACCCTAACCcttccaaaaccaaaccaattgccCCGGCAAGTAGTACAACAGGAAAGACACATAAGGGAGGTCTTAAATAGGGAAGCAAAGATCTAGAAAGCAAAAAGTGTAAATAGCTTGTTATCACATATTAAATGATATTTGATAATATAAAAATTACTTTTCACCGTCATAATTTAGATTCAAAAAAGAAATGTAGTACAATAAGGTAATGTTTTTGGAGAAGACAAAGCTCACGTATCAAAATTTAGTAATGTTTCTCATCTAGTACTGTCTTGTTAATATTTATAAAACAGGTAACTCAAACTTTAAGAATGGAGTACAAGAGTAGAGTAACCTTCACTCGTAATTATTCTTGAAATCTTTGTCATTCACATGAGTTAAGAATACCTTTGTCCTTAAGAAAGCTGCCTTTCCCTAAATTCTCCGACTTTCCACCTTTTTGCCACTCGGCCATGTAGGTAAATCAAGCCATCTTTTACTCACAAAAAGTCGAAAGAGAACTAAAAAATGAAGATAGATCCACGATTTTAATACACTCACTACTCCTTCGTGACTGTAGATGAACTTaacataaatatgtaattttatCAAAATTGTTCAACTATATATCTGCAGATTAAGTAGCATAAAGTTGAAAAATCGTAAATGTGCAACGACAACAGCTACATATTAATCTCAAGCAAGTTAAAGTCGGCTACGTGAATCATTGTCTACCATGTCGCTCTATTTAAGTCCATTGTAATCCGATATCATAGTTTCTCTAGCGTTAGAAGTTCTATATATTTATTTTCTACCGGCCTATAAATCGAAAAAAAATAGAACAAGAACATTAACCCGTATACTGGTGATACAAAATTACGTTGACTATAAGAAGGAGAAAAAGAATTAACTGATGTAGAAAGAGGCAACACATGAAGAAGAACACATTCTCTCCATGTTCAATGTCGGAGTCACTTATAATAAAGTCCAAACATTTCACCAGTCAATTATTTGCATATTAACAGCTGTTTTGCAGAACCCAAGATCTCACGACCTCCTCCTTTTGGTTAACTAATCCCCATGTGAACTTACTATTTTACTAACTAATCCATTAATTATTGTATATACTATATTACTAGTACtatactcttctcttttttcttaccttcttcttcttcttcccctaCTACCCCACCTCACTGGCCCCATCATTTCCCTCTCATCGCTGTCTCAATCATGGTTCAACAATAGCACAGAAATTACTAGCCAAAGAAAGTGTAACAAGAGCAATTGATAATGAATTTGCTTACCATTTTCCTACTATTCTTGTTCTACTGTTACATTGGTTTTACTAAGGTGGTGGTGGAGGCAAAAGTTGAGTTTAGAGATGAAGTGTCAATTCTACTTTCTATTAAAGAAAGTCTTATTGATCCATTGGATCAACTCCGTGATTGGACAGTGCCCAAGAATGCAGCTGCAGGGAACGTTTCGGTTCCCTGCAGCTGGAAAGGAGTTGAATGCAACTCCAAAGGTGCAGTTGAGAAGCTTGATCTGTCACACATGAATCTCACTGGCAAAGTGTCTGATGATATTCAAAAGCTGAAGAGTTTGACTTCACTTAATTTATGCTGCAATGATTTCTCATCACCATTGCCAAGAACCTTATCCAATCTCACTGCATTGAAAAGCATTGATGTAAGCCAGAACTACTTTGTCTATGGCTTTCCTTTGGGTCTTGGAATGTCAGCAGGGCTTATGTATTTGAATGCTTCGAGTAATAACTTCTCCGGTTATCTTCCTGAGGATATTGGCAATGCAACATTCCTCGAGACTTTGGATTTTCgagggaatttcttcgaaggttcaATTCCTAAATCTTACAAGAATTTAGGAAAGTTGAAGTTTTTAGGCCTCTCAGGGAACAATTTGACTGGACATATTCCAGGAGAGCTCGGGCAGCTATCGTCGCTTGAGACTATAGTTCTCGGATACAATAGTTTTGAAGGTGGAATTCCAGCTGAGCTTGGAAATTTGACCAATCTCAAGTATCTTGATCTAGCTATTGGCAATCTTGGAGGTGAAATTCCTGCTGAGCTGGGCAAGCTGAAGCTGCTCAACACCATTTTCTTGTACAAGAACAATCTTGTAGGCAAGATTTCACCAGATATCGGTAGCATGACTTCATTGCAGCTGCTTGATCTCTCGGATAACATGCTTTCGGGAGAGATCCCAGCTGAGATTGCTGACCTTAAGAATTTGCAGCTTTTGAATTTGATGTCCAACAGATTATCAGGTTCAGTTCCTTCTGGAATTGGAGGTTTGCCTCAGTTGGAAATTCTTGAGCTGTGGAATAACAGCTTATCAGGTCCTTTGCCAAATGATCTTGGCAGAAACTCACCATTGCAATGGGTAGACATCTCATCCAACTCGTTCACTGGTCCTATTCCAGAAGGGTTATGCACCAAAGGTAACCTCACTAAGCTTATCTTATTCAACAATGCTTTCTCTGGTCCAATTCCATCTGGTTTATCAACCTGCACGTCCCTCGTTCGTGTAAGAATGCAAAACAATATTCTTTCCGGGACGATCCCATCAGGTTTTGGTAAACTTGGGAAACTCCAAAGGCTGGAACTAGCAAACAATAGTTTGACAGGCCAAATTCCAAGTGATCTTGCTTCTTCTACCTCTCTTTCTTTTATTGATTTCTCTAAAAATAACCTTCAGTCTTCTATTCCTTCATCCATTCTTGGACTTCCAAGTCTTCAGAATTTCATTGCCTCAGAAAACAACCTTGTAGGCGAAATCCCGGATCAATTCCAGGATTGCCCTTCTCTTTCTGTCCTGGATCTATCCACAAACCATTTCACTGGAGATCTTCCAGCTAGCATTGCATCCTGTGAGAAGTTAGTAACTTTGAATCTTCGAAACAACCAATTAACCGGTCCAATTCCAAGAGCAATTTCGATGATGCCCACATTAGCTGTTCTAGATCTATCCAACAACTCTTTAACTGGTGGAATACCTGACAACTTTGGCAATTCCCCAGCATTAGAGACGCTGAATGTTTCTCATAACAAACTTGAGGGTCCTGTCCCGGCAAATGGCATGCTCAGAACAATCAATCCAGATGACCTGATTGGCAATGCCGGTCTCTGTGGTGGAGTGCTTCCTCCATGTTCTCACAATGCAGCATACACATTGAAGGAAAAGAGCTTGCACGCGAAGCACATCATTGCAGGATGGCTAACTGGGGTAGCAGCTCTTCTACTTCTTGTTACAGCAAGTCTTGGAGCTAGGTCTCTATACAAGAGATGGAATGAAAGTGGAAGTTGTTTCGAACAAAGGTGTGAGATGAGCAGTGGTGAATGGCCGTGGAGGTTGATGGCATTCCAAAGGCTAGGATTCACTAGTAATGACATCTTGGCTTGCCTTAAAGAGTCAAATGTCATTGGAATGGGAGCAACAGGGGTTGTATACAAAGCTGAAATGCAACGCCAGAATACGGTTGTTGCAGTAAAGAAGCTATGGAAATCTGGAACTGATATTGAGATGGGGGGTAGTGAAGATCTCGTAGGTGAGGTGAACGTTCTTGGAAAATTGAGGCATCGGAATATTGTCAGGCTACTGGGGTTCCTTCACAACAATCGCGATGCAATGATAATATACGAGTATATGCAGAATGGCAGCCTTGGAGAAGCTTTACATGGTAAACAAGAAGCAGGGAGATTGCTTGTCGATTGGGTCACTCGATACAACATAGCACTTGGAGTGGCACAAGGCCTTGCTTATCTCCATCATGATTGCCATCCACCAGTTATTCACCGTGATGTTAAGTCAAATAACATACTTCTTGATGCAAATCTTGAGGCAAGAATTGCAGATTTTGGTTTAGCAAGAATGATGCTCAAGAAGAATGAAACAGTTTCTATGGTTGCTGGATCTTATGGATACATAGCCCCCGGTAAGTCCTTACTTCAAAATTTTCAGCCTAGTTAAGAAAAATCTTAATGTATACTTATAGCACTATCTTTGCTAATATTTGACAATCATTTATCTGATGATGACTTTGCAGAGTACGGGTACACACTGAAAGTGGATGAAAAGATTGATATCTACAGCTATGGAGTAGTTCTCATGGAGCTCCTAACTGGAAAGCGTCCTCTAGATCCTGAATTCGGGGAATCTGTTGACATTGTAGAATGGTTTCGAATGAAGATCCGAGACAATAAATCTTTAGAAGAAGCTCTAGACCCCAATGTAGGAACCATACAACATGTTCAAGAAGAAATGTTGTTAGTTTTAAGGATAGCAATTCTATGTATAGCCAAACTCCCCAAGGACAGACCGTCTATGAGGGATGTTTTGACAATGCTCGAAGAGGCAAAGCCTCGAAGAAAGAGCAGTAGCAACAATGGAAGTAGTCCTGCTACTACTGACAAAGATAAGCCAGTATTCAGTACATCACCTGTAAATGGTCTTCTGTAAGAAGAGAAGTCATGTACCTTTGAGTccattttatttgtaattttcatGTAGCAATTGACTTGTATTTAGAAGTTGATACATTGATTCTTGTATGTGTAGAATTTATGGCAGTACAGGCAGCACTTTTCCTGCTGCAAGTGATGTTTTACTAATTTTTTGATCATGTAAGAAAAAGTTATTGATCGAATAACAGAGTTTTAACACGGAAATATTCTCTAATCAAGATTTGGAATTGTATTGCTTAActgaaaaaaaaactaaaatcaaGGAGAGCTCGTTTAATCAATAATCATGGATCTTTGATGTAAGCTTAACTTCTCTATGCATAGTAGTGTCAAGGACAAAACAATTTTTGAAGGGAAGAAAATCAACTCAAACTAACTACTATCTAATTCCAGGTTATTCAAATATCCCTCACAAGTCACAGGGGCTTCTCCATTTTCTCCTTCTCTCTGTAGGTTATTCACTAGATGTTAATAACCTCCCTAACATTTTTTAAGTTTACAATCGTTTTCTCATCCAACTTACCAACTGGTTCAGAAAGAATGCTCATTTTCTCTTCAATCAAACCCCATCCCAAATCAAAGCACCTTTTGCAACTCGAGTCTGCATTGTTGTTCTTTATTGTAGGTTTTATATTTCCCCTTCTCTTGTTTCTTATTTTCTCCCTCTTAACTTTGTACGTTCCTCTTGAACAAGTGATAATATGCAATATTAGTGTAAAGTAGAGACACTAGAGAAGGGGAAATATATGTTGTATTTAAGAAGTAACAAGTATATATACAAGTAGATAGAGCCCTAACTATGGAAAGAATCAAAAAGGAAATTTTATAAATCTGTTGTGAATCCCTATAATTATGCTAGCTATGTATATTATATAAGATTATGTCTACATTCAGATTATGTCTACATTCATTATCTAACACTCCCCCTTAAGGTGGAACATAGATATTGATCATGCCCAGCTTGTTACAAAGGTAATCAACTCTAATTCCATTCAACGCttttgtgaacaaatcagccagTTGCTCTCCTGTCTTCACGTAGCCAATGGAGATCAAGTTCTCCTTAATCTTCTCATGAATAAAATGGCAGTCAACCtcaatatgcttagttctttcaTGATACACCGcatttgacgcaatatgaaggGCAGCTTGATTGTCACACCAGAGTTTTGCTGGTATTGGATGCTCTAACCTAACTTCAGTCAACAATTGATATATCCACATAATCTCACATGTAGACTGTGGCATAGCTCTATACTCGGATTCTGCATTGGATCGAGATACAACACTTTGCTTCTTACTCCTTCATGATACCTGGTCCTTCATGATACCTGGTTTCCTCC
This genomic stretch from Nicotiana sylvestris chromosome 9, ASM39365v2, whole genome shotgun sequence harbors:
- the LOC104220234 gene encoding MDIS1-interacting receptor like kinase 1; amino-acid sequence: MNLLTIFLLFLFYCYIGFTKVVVEAKVEFRDEVSILLSIKESLIDPLDQLRDWTVPKNAAAGNVSVPCSWKGVECNSKGAVEKLDLSHMNLTGKVSDDIQKLKSLTSLNLCCNDFSSPLPRTLSNLTALKSIDVSQNYFVYGFPLGLGMSAGLMYLNASSNNFSGYLPEDIGNATFLETLDFRGNFFEGSIPKSYKNLGKLKFLGLSGNNLTGHIPGELGQLSSLETIVLGYNSFEGGIPAELGNLTNLKYLDLAIGNLGGEIPAELGKLKLLNTIFLYKNNLVGKISPDIGSMTSLQLLDLSDNMLSGEIPAEIADLKNLQLLNLMSNRLSGSVPSGIGGLPQLEILELWNNSLSGPLPNDLGRNSPLQWVDISSNSFTGPIPEGLCTKGNLTKLILFNNAFSGPIPSGLSTCTSLVRVRMQNNILSGTIPSGFGKLGKLQRLELANNSLTGQIPSDLASSTSLSFIDFSKNNLQSSIPSSILGLPSLQNFIASENNLVGEIPDQFQDCPSLSVLDLSTNHFTGDLPASIASCEKLVTLNLRNNQLTGPIPRAISMMPTLAVLDLSNNSLTGGIPDNFGNSPALETLNVSHNKLEGPVPANGMLRTINPDDLIGNAGLCGGVLPPCSHNAAYTLKEKSLHAKHIIAGWLTGVAALLLLVTASLGARSLYKRWNESGSCFEQRCEMSSGEWPWRLMAFQRLGFTSNDILACLKESNVIGMGATGVVYKAEMQRQNTVVAVKKLWKSGTDIEMGGSEDLVGEVNVLGKLRHRNIVRLLGFLHNNRDAMIIYEYMQNGSLGEALHGKQEAGRLLVDWVTRYNIALGVAQGLAYLHHDCHPPVIHRDVKSNNILLDANLEARIADFGLARMMLKKNETVSMVAGSYGYIAPEYGYTLKVDEKIDIYSYGVVLMELLTGKRPLDPEFGESVDIVEWFRMKIRDNKSLEEALDPNVGTIQHVQEEMLLVLRIAILCIAKLPKDRPSMRDVLTMLEEAKPRRKSSSNNGSSPATTDKDKPVFSTSPVNGLL